A DNA window from Parabacteroides johnsonii DSM 18315 contains the following coding sequences:
- a CDS encoding type II toxin-antitoxin system RelE/ParE family toxin, translating into MVVTFGEAYLRDLYEKGKTDAKKHRYQPDVIRRYQKCIDFLLDAKKVEELLLINSLNYEMLKGDKAGISSVRVNNKYRVEFTVRDSIEEPIVTVCNIIELSNHYK; encoded by the coding sequence ATGGTTGTTACATTCGGAGAAGCATATTTGCGTGACCTTTACGAGAAAGGAAAGACTGATGCCAAGAAGCATCGTTATCAGCCTGATGTGATAAGGCGTTATCAAAAGTGTATAGATTTTCTTTTGGATGCCAAGAAGGTAGAAGAACTTCTTTTGATAAATTCCTTGAATTATGAGATGCTGAAAGGCGATAAGGCTGGTATTTCATCTGTACGGGTGAATAATAAGTATCGAGTTGAGTTTACCGTAAGGGATTCGATAGAAGAACCGATTGTTACCGTATGTAATATAATAGAATTATCAAACCATTATAAATGA
- a CDS encoding cob(I)yrinic acid a,c-diamide adenosyltransferase, with the protein MKIYTRGGDKGRTGIHGGERVDKDDIRIEANGTLDEANAEIGIVRALLPAGHEWQDLLGKIQMEMMAVMSHVATPSAIRDKNPNKISDDLVLVCEEQIDALSAKMEDNGYFILPGGSLVSAHLQLARTIVRRAERRLWTLNRKDPVSPGIMRFVNRLSDLFFTMARYEMFRQGNAEERWQSFLYKRKK; encoded by the coding sequence ATGAAAATATACACGCGTGGAGGAGATAAAGGCCGCACCGGAATTCATGGGGGCGAGCGGGTGGATAAAGACGATATCCGGATCGAAGCGAACGGGACGTTGGACGAAGCGAATGCCGAAATTGGAATTGTCCGTGCACTACTCCCGGCCGGACATGAGTGGCAGGATTTGCTGGGGAAAATACAAATGGAGATGATGGCGGTGATGTCGCATGTGGCGACTCCATCGGCTATTCGTGATAAGAATCCGAACAAAATATCCGATGACCTGGTTCTCGTTTGTGAGGAACAGATCGATGCTTTGTCGGCGAAGATGGAGGATAACGGTTATTTTATCCTGCCTGGCGGCTCTTTGGTTTCTGCTCACTTGCAGTTGGCCCGTACGATTGTACGCCGTGCCGAACGCCGCCTGTGGACGTTAAACCGGAAAGACCCGGTTTCACCCGGGATCATGCGGTTCGTGAATCGCCTTTCCGATTTGTTTTTTACAATGGCACGTTATGAAATGTTTCGCCAAGGGAATGCGGAGGAACGCTGGCAGTCGTTTTTGTATAAGCGGAAAAAATAG
- a CDS encoding cobyrinate a,c-diamide synthase, producing the protein MQSHLLIGAASSGSGKTTFTLGLLRALKNRSFEVQPFKCGPDYIDTRHHRMAAGNPSVNLDLFMMSEAHVHDLYAGYTEKADVAVTEGVMGLFDGYDGMKGSSAEIACLLKIPVVLIVNAKSTAYSVAPLLYGFKHFKKQVQVVGAIFNFVASESHYSFLKQACEDAGVEALGYLPKCADVEIPCRHLGLSLDEDFCFEEFADRVAELVEKYVDIDRLLELTKQVAPAALPMSVSHRTYRREPSFTVAIARDPAFNFMYEANIRYLHHLGEVTYFSPLADTSLPDAGFVYLPGGYPELYLAALSANRPMLQSIRRYVENGGKLLAECGGMMYLCDEIRDKNGDVFPMVGVLHQSATMENMKLRLGYRTLLYNDARLKGHEFHYSRLVEQQDPLPSCAVAYTAKGVKTDTPLYRYKNVLAGYTHLYWADPAGNDWFTKFIIK; encoded by the coding sequence ATGCAATCTCATCTCCTTATCGGTGCCGCTTCATCGGGAAGCGGGAAAACAACTTTTACGCTCGGTTTGCTTCGTGCCTTGAAGAATCGTTCGTTTGAGGTGCAGCCTTTTAAATGTGGGCCGGACTACATCGATACGCGCCATCATAGGATGGCTGCCGGCAATCCGTCTGTGAACTTGGATCTTTTTATGATGTCGGAGGCACATGTGCACGACTTGTATGCTGGTTATACAGAAAAAGCGGATGTGGCGGTGACCGAAGGGGTGATGGGGTTGTTTGACGGGTATGACGGTATGAAAGGGAGCAGTGCGGAAATCGCTTGTCTGCTGAAAATACCGGTAGTCCTGATTGTAAATGCAAAAAGTACGGCATATTCGGTAGCTCCTTTATTGTACGGGTTTAAGCATTTCAAAAAGCAAGTACAGGTAGTAGGAGCTATCTTTAACTTTGTCGCTTCCGAAAGCCATTATTCTTTTTTGAAACAGGCATGTGAAGATGCCGGAGTCGAGGCGTTGGGATATCTTCCCAAGTGTGCGGATGTGGAGATTCCCTGCCGTCATTTAGGGTTGTCTCTCGATGAAGATTTTTGCTTTGAAGAGTTCGCCGACCGTGTAGCGGAACTTGTCGAGAAGTATGTGGACATCGACCGGTTGCTGGAATTGACGAAGCAGGTTGCGCCAGCAGCCCTTCCTATGTCCGTAAGCCATCGTACCTATAGACGTGAACCTTCTTTCACTGTTGCGATTGCTCGTGATCCTGCATTCAATTTTATGTATGAAGCGAATATCCGTTATCTGCATCATTTAGGAGAAGTTACTTACTTCAGCCCGTTGGCAGACACTTCTTTGCCAGATGCCGGTTTTGTTTATCTTCCCGGAGGTTATCCGGAGTTATATCTGGCTGCTTTATCGGCAAACAGGCCGATGCTTCAATCCATTCGCCGGTATGTCGAGAATGGGGGAAAGTTGTTGGCCGAATGTGGCGGTATGATGTATCTATGTGACGAGATACGAGATAAAAATGGAGATGTTTTTCCGATGGTAGGCGTATTGCATCAGTCTGCAACAATGGAGAATATGAAGTTACGTCTGGGGTATCGTACCCTATTGTATAACGATGCTCGTCTGAAAGGGCATGAATTTCACTATTCCCGTTTGGTGGAACAACAGGATCCGCTTCCGTCCTGTGCTGTCGCTTATACGGCCAAAGGTGTGAAAACGGATACTCCGCTTTATCGTTATAAAAATGTTTTAGCCGGATATACGCATTTGTACTGGGCAGATCCGGCCGGGAACGACTGGTTTACCAAATTTATCATTAAATGA
- the panB gene encoding 3-methyl-2-oxobutanoate hydroxymethyltransferase, with amino-acid sequence MSVAKRDLEDNRKVTTHRLIEMKQRGEKISMLTAYDYSMAQLIDQAGMDVILVGDSASNVMAGNVTTLPITLDQMIYHGKSVMKAVKRALVVVDLPFGTYQGNSKEALASAIRVMKETHADCIKLEGGSEIRESIERILCAGIPVMGHLGLTPQSINKFGTYTVRAREEAEAKKLIADAHLLEEIGCFAIVLEKIPAALAAQVASELTIPIIGIGAGGGVDGQVLVMHDMLGINQGFSPRFLRRYANLAEEITRAVQAYIEDVKTLDFPNEKEQY; translated from the coding sequence ATGTCAGTTGCAAAGAGGGATTTAGAGGATAATAGAAAGGTGACCACACATCGCCTGATAGAAATGAAACAGCGTGGAGAGAAAATTTCCATGTTGACTGCTTACGATTATTCGATGGCTCAACTAATCGATCAGGCCGGTATGGATGTTATATTGGTGGGCGATTCGGCTTCCAACGTAATGGCTGGTAATGTAACAACATTGCCGATCACGCTTGACCAGATGATCTATCATGGTAAATCGGTCATGAAAGCGGTAAAGCGTGCCTTAGTTGTCGTGGATCTGCCTTTCGGGACGTATCAAGGTAACTCGAAAGAAGCGTTGGCTTCGGCCATCCGTGTGATGAAGGAAACGCATGCGGATTGTATTAAGCTTGAAGGAGGTTCTGAAATTCGGGAATCTATCGAACGTATTCTGTGTGCGGGTATTCCTGTCATGGGCCATCTGGGATTGACGCCTCAGTCCATTAATAAATTCGGGACATACACAGTTCGTGCCCGTGAGGAAGCGGAAGCGAAGAAACTGATCGCAGATGCTCATCTGTTAGAAGAGATTGGTTGTTTCGCAATCGTATTGGAAAAAATTCCGGCTGCTTTGGCTGCACAGGTTGCTTCCGAACTGACGATTCCGATTATTGGTATTGGTGCTGGCGGAGGTGTGGACGGACAGGTGCTGGTTATGCATGACATGTTAGGGATCAACCAGGGATTTTCTCCCCGTTTCTTGCGCCGTTATGCGAATTTGGCAGAGGAAATAACGCGTGCCGTACAAGCATATATTGAGGATGTAAAGACGCTGGATTTCCCGAACGAGAAAGAACAGTACTAA
- a CDS encoding TonB-dependent receptor plug domain-containing protein, whose protein sequence is MKKVILLASGLLCSSLVFANDPTAIDSLINLQGVVISANKVQVNRSSVPLTISVIDREQIEASSESALLPVLSERIPGLFVTEKGVTGFGVSSGSAGTVNIRGVGQGNKVLMLFDGQPQWAGVFGHSLPDTYVASDIERVEVIRGPGSLLYGSNAMGGVVNIITRQHKQQGRRTQARVMFGSYNTQKYMINNGYNVGNFSSFVSVNHDRTDGHRPDSKFDITNGFANLGYQIDDHYKVTGNLSLAKYNTEDPGMITSPKFDHVMHILRGTTSFALENHHEKTSGALRVFYNWGHHKINDGYSEGEQPSPFLFYSDDHNTGIQLYQSFRLVKGNTFTAGVDYKNWGGHAWNDSIKGTIGEVVDKSVHEVAGYAIMQQDLFDILSLNAGVRYEHSSAYGGEWVPQAGFAIRPFEGNTIKASFSKGYRSPTLRELYISYLPYSKANPDLKPESMLTYELSIGQFLLDNRLHAELTAFYIDGKDMISVVNRQMSNIGRFYNKGIEFEAGYQVCKNLNLDMNYSYLYMNKEIEAAPAHKLYASATYTPGRFTFNMSVQSIFDLYTTVGKTPEDNRKEDYTVLNARASYRFGSLDKGLKLFIKGENLTATRYSINAGYPMPKATFMGGIDVTF, encoded by the coding sequence ATGAAAAAAGTAATTTTACTTGCCTCTGGGCTTTTGTGCAGTTCTCTGGTTTTTGCAAATGATCCGACTGCCATCGATAGCCTGATTAACTTACAGGGGGTTGTGATTTCAGCGAATAAGGTACAAGTGAACCGGAGCAGTGTGCCACTTACTATCTCGGTGATTGATCGGGAGCAGATCGAGGCGAGCAGCGAATCGGCATTGTTGCCGGTGCTGTCAGAACGTATACCGGGGTTGTTTGTGACAGAAAAGGGGGTTACCGGGTTTGGGGTTTCTTCTGGATCAGCCGGTACGGTGAATATTCGTGGTGTCGGACAGGGCAATAAGGTATTGATGTTGTTCGATGGGCAGCCGCAATGGGCTGGAGTGTTCGGACATTCTTTGCCTGATACTTATGTGGCTTCGGATATAGAGCGTGTGGAAGTAATCCGTGGTCCTGGTTCTTTACTATATGGCTCTAATGCGATGGGAGGGGTTGTGAATATCATTACTCGCCAGCATAAACAGCAGGGACGACGGACACAGGCACGTGTCATGTTCGGTTCGTATAATACGCAGAAGTATATGATTAACAATGGGTATAATGTCGGGAATTTCAGTAGTTTCGTATCTGTCAATCATGATCGTACAGATGGACACCGGCCTGATTCCAAATTTGACATCACGAATGGTTTTGCAAACTTGGGATACCAGATTGATGATCATTATAAAGTAACTGGAAATTTGAGTCTTGCTAAATATAATACGGAAGATCCCGGTATGATCACTAGTCCCAAGTTCGATCATGTAATGCATATCTTACGTGGGACGACCTCTTTTGCATTGGAGAATCACCATGAAAAAACAAGTGGAGCACTTCGTGTTTTCTATAATTGGGGGCATCATAAAATCAACGATGGCTATTCGGAAGGAGAGCAACCGAGTCCATTTTTATTTTATTCGGACGATCACAATACAGGAATCCAATTATACCAGTCTTTCCGTTTGGTGAAAGGGAATACATTTACGGCTGGTGTCGATTATAAAAACTGGGGAGGACATGCTTGGAATGATTCGATCAAAGGTACGATAGGGGAAGTTGTCGATAAATCGGTCCATGAAGTGGCGGGATATGCCATCATGCAGCAGGATTTATTTGATATTTTGAGTTTGAATGCCGGTGTACGTTATGAACATAGTAGTGCTTACGGGGGAGAGTGGGTTCCACAAGCCGGTTTTGCAATTCGTCCGTTTGAAGGAAATACGATAAAAGCTTCTTTTTCTAAAGGTTATAGAAGTCCGACGTTGCGTGAATTGTACATTTCTTATCTTCCTTATTCGAAAGCTAATCCGGACCTGAAACCGGAAAGTATGTTGACTTATGAATTGTCTATCGGCCAATTCCTATTGGATAATCGTTTACATGCCGAACTGACAGCTTTCTATATTGATGGTAAAGACATGATTTCGGTTGTAAACCGACAGATGTCCAATATCGGGCGATTTTATAATAAAGGTATAGAATTCGAAGCTGGTTATCAAGTCTGTAAGAACTTGAATCTGGATATGAACTATAGTTATTTATATATGAATAAAGAAATAGAAGCGGCTCCGGCACATAAATTATATGCCAGTGCTACTTATACGCCTGGACGCTTTACTTTTAATATGAGTGTACAGTCTATTTTCGATCTCTATACTACGGTTGGGAAGACGCCGGAAGATAATAGAAAAGAGGACTATACGGTTCTGAACGCTCGTGCTTCTTATCGTTTCGGCTCGTTGGATAAGGGATTGAAACTCTTTATAAAAGGTGAAAATCTAACGGCTACCCGTTATTCGATAAATGCGGGATACCCAATGCCGAAGGCAACCTTTATGGGAGGTATCGATGTCACTTTCTAA